From the Atribacteraceae bacterium genome, one window contains:
- a CDS encoding transporter substrate-binding domain-containing protein — protein sequence MGAVFIDTAWDGIFPALDTKKFDVIISATSMTEERLKSKEMSDPYLITSQAIAVRKDNLSEMVC from the coding sequence GTGGGAGCGGTTTTTATCGATACCGCATGGGACGGTATTTTTCCGGCTTTGGATACGAAAAAGTTCGACGTGATCATTTCCGCGACCTCAATGACTGAAGAACGCTTGAAATCGAAAGAAATGAGCGATCCTTATCTGATTACTTCCCAAGCCATTGCTGTGCGAAAAGATAATCTATCAGAAATGGTTTGCTGA